Proteins encoded by one window of Emticicia oligotrophica DSM 17448:
- a CDS encoding 3-coathanger stack domain-containing protein encodes MNKNIYSIFIMFICLSFSKTNAQIINKINSPKDPKLKLGLSTIANMPAGATPRNIANYNLFSFKGETEKKILVDIISNDNSLKKTLINNGAELVSSFNNRITCWLEVSKINDISKNTAISWIQPVLKPIHNAASINPPVRTQGDAAQRSDIARQLTGLNGTGVKIGVLSDSYNNLGGAANGVNSGELPGTGNPLGYTTPVTVLNDLNDNSGSDEGRAMLEIIHDIAPAAELYFYTAFQSETDFANGIRALADAGCKVIVDDVIYFDEPYFQDGIIAQAVDYAVNVKGATYFSSAGNQSNLSYEAPFKASTYHPFNDDAIAHNFGSAENPVYFLPITVGSRGLLTAFQWDEPYLSAGNGSAGSASDLDIFVLSTTDNITYTVEAASFDNNIGADPFEIFEFSRTGTFYILITKYAGPAPTRIKFIDYARLSWDATPSTIEGIKSGTTTGHANAEGAIAVGAASYDKTPAFGVNPPQIEYFSSRGGTSVLFNASGNRLASPVDRRKPEIVAPDRANTSFFIPGYDYEGDGFPNFAGTSAAAPHAAAVAGLMLQGNPSLTSTTIRQYLIKSCVDMDDPNTSDFDTGFDYATGAGLIKADEAVLSTLNPNCPSTSITITRSTTFCEGDSVILNANMANGYIFQWQKNGIDISGANQAQLVVKSTGQYSVNITNLDCTLPSRNIDITALFAVAPPVTINRTIEVGTLLTNGNGLQATAFCPAEQTATYAGPSIGYDGNKKSGPDPTASINGINGKIKYVRISITWQKRNGGTINDCGTTGGASYPYNNEVSFKIKGPDNTIISLLNPDTYAVGRTSSGLVTTVFDDGGITVGTIPNSGTFKPVQRLSNLNGKDPNGIWTLLANDNGTLDPLCVESFSVTVFTDASGSSSTITWWDSPSGGLLLTRGNELIPEVNLPGNYTYYVEAACPQSTIPCPTSVRKAVTLNITPCNFKVNFDYVKAGNPFTFKFPLKDNIVIAASEEQTSILVKPSCEATNIESFKLQLTGPPPFESYQTVENIFYYSLFNNTGVNVLGRILPVGSYTLTATGYSQDNATGNILYGPVVIHFTIVQNSATISAPILASTTLCAGSNFSLNFNATGSFDASNQFEAQLSDINGIFDNPLIIGSSASIGSINCSLPIGLTEGTDYKIRIVSTNQTLESIASTSSISINKYRVTLSSPANDINNTSTQIKVGGIINATNKISSSTNANYQAGKAIELNAGFEINNSIFKAEIKGCGN; translated from the coding sequence ATGAACAAAAATATATATTCGATTTTTATAATGTTTATTTGTTTGAGTTTTTCAAAAACGAATGCTCAAATTATCAATAAGATTAATTCACCTAAAGACCCCAAACTTAAATTAGGCTTATCTACTATTGCCAATATGCCCGCTGGTGCCACACCAAGAAATATAGCGAATTATAACTTGTTTTCGTTCAAAGGAGAAACGGAAAAGAAAATATTAGTAGATATTATTTCTAATGATAATAGTCTAAAAAAGACACTCATCAATAATGGTGCGGAGTTGGTATCAAGTTTCAATAATAGAATTACTTGTTGGTTAGAAGTAAGTAAAATTAATGATATTTCGAAAAATACAGCCATTAGTTGGATTCAGCCTGTACTAAAACCCATTCATAATGCTGCCTCAATTAATCCCCCCGTTCGTACGCAAGGTGATGCAGCACAACGCTCAGATATTGCCCGCCAGCTAACTGGTTTAAATGGCACAGGTGTAAAAATTGGCGTTTTATCAGATAGTTATAATAATTTGGGTGGGGCAGCCAATGGTGTAAATAGTGGTGAATTGCCCGGTACTGGCAATCCACTTGGTTATACAACACCCGTAACAGTTTTAAATGATTTGAATGATAATTCAGGAAGTGATGAAGGCAGAGCTATGCTCGAAATTATTCATGATATTGCTCCTGCCGCAGAATTATATTTTTACACGGCATTTCAGTCGGAAACCGATTTTGCGAATGGAATTAGAGCTCTAGCTGACGCAGGCTGTAAAGTAATTGTTGATGACGTAATTTACTTCGATGAACCCTATTTCCAAGATGGAATTATAGCCCAAGCCGTTGACTATGCTGTAAATGTGAAAGGTGCTACTTATTTTTCTTCAGCAGGTAATCAGTCGAATTTATCATATGAAGCCCCTTTCAAGGCCTCAACTTATCATCCTTTCAATGATGATGCCATTGCTCACAACTTTGGTTCAGCAGAAAATCCAGTGTACTTTTTACCGATAACTGTCGGTAGTAGAGGATTACTAACAGCCTTTCAATGGGATGAACCTTATTTATCAGCAGGTAATGGCTCGGCGGGTTCGGCTTCTGATTTGGATATTTTTGTTCTTTCAACTACTGATAATATCACCTATACAGTTGAAGCTGCTTCCTTTGATAACAACATCGGGGCCGACCCTTTTGAAATCTTTGAGTTTAGTAGAACTGGCACTTTTTATATATTAATCACAAAATATGCTGGTCCTGCTCCTACTAGAATTAAATTTATCGACTATGCTCGCTTGTCTTGGGATGCCACCCCATCAACCATTGAGGGCATAAAATCGGGTACTACTACTGGACACGCAAATGCCGAAGGAGCCATTGCTGTTGGAGCAGCTAGTTATGATAAAACCCCTGCCTTTGGGGTTAATCCTCCACAAATAGAATATTTCTCGTCTAGAGGAGGAACATCCGTTTTATTTAATGCTTCTGGAAATAGATTGGCAAGTCCAGTCGACCGTCGAAAACCAGAAATTGTTGCACCCGATAGAGCTAATACTTCGTTTTTTATTCCTGGATACGATTACGAGGGCGATGGCTTTCCGAATTTTGCAGGAACTTCAGCAGCGGCACCTCATGCAGCAGCAGTTGCGGGATTGATGCTTCAAGGAAACCCCTCGCTTACATCAACTACCATTAGACAATACCTCATTAAATCATGCGTAGATATGGACGACCCCAACACTTCTGATTTTGATACTGGCTTCGACTATGCAACTGGAGCAGGCTTAATCAAAGCAGATGAGGCAGTTCTTTCAACACTAAACCCTAATTGTCCATCAACAAGTATTACAATCACACGTTCCACAACTTTCTGTGAAGGAGATTCAGTGATTCTTAATGCAAATATGGCTAATGGTTATATTTTTCAATGGCAAAAGAATGGTATTGATATTTCAGGAGCAAATCAAGCACAATTAGTCGTTAAAAGTACGGGGCAATATTCTGTAAATATTACTAATTTAGATTGTACCTTGCCTTCTCGAAATATTGATATAACTGCACTTTTTGCAGTTGCCCCTCCCGTCACAATTAATCGAACGATTGAAGTGGGTACACTACTCACAAACGGAAATGGCTTACAGGCTACCGCTTTTTGTCCTGCCGAACAAACAGCCACTTACGCAGGCCCAAGTATTGGCTATGATGGTAATAAAAAGAGTGGCCCCGACCCCACTGCTTCCATCAATGGAATTAACGGAAAAATTAAGTATGTACGCATCTCTATTACTTGGCAAAAGCGTAATGGCGGCACAATCAATGACTGTGGAACAACAGGTGGAGCGAGTTACCCCTACAACAATGAAGTCTCATTTAAAATCAAAGGGCCTGACAATACTATTATAAGTTTATTAAACCCTGACACTTACGCAGTTGGTCGAACTTCAAGTGGACTTGTGACTACCGTTTTCGATGATGGAGGAATTACAGTTGGCACAATACCCAACTCAGGAACTTTTAAACCAGTTCAACGGCTTTCAAATTTAAACGGCAAAGACCCTAACGGAATTTGGACACTACTGGCCAACGATAACGGTACTTTAGACCCTCTTTGTGTAGAATCATTTTCCGTAACTGTATTTACAGATGCGAGTGGTTCTTCGAGTACAATTACATGGTGGGATTCTCCAAGTGGTGGCCTTCTATTAACTAGAGGGAATGAACTTATACCCGAAGTAAATTTACCCGGAAATTATACATACTATGTAGAAGCTGCATGCCCACAAAGTACGATTCCATGTCCGACAAGTGTGAGAAAAGCAGTAACGTTAAATATTACTCCTTGTAATTTTAAAGTTAATTTTGATTATGTAAAAGCTGGTAACCCATTTACTTTCAAATTCCCTTTAAAGGATAATATAGTGATTGCTGCATCTGAAGAACAAACGTCTATTCTTGTAAAACCCTCATGCGAAGCTACGAATATTGAAAGTTTTAAACTACAACTTACAGGTCCTCCTCCTTTCGAGTCATACCAAACCGTTGAAAATATTTTTTACTATTCATTATTCAATAATACTGGTGTAAACGTTCTTGGAAGGATACTCCCAGTAGGAAGCTATACCCTTACAGCCACTGGATATAGTCAAGATAATGCTACTGGAAATATCCTATACGGGCCAGTAGTAATACATTTTACAATTGTACAAAATTCAGCCACAATCAGTGCTCCGATATTAGCAAGCACCACCCTGTGTGCAGGTTCGAACTTTAGTTTAAATTTTAATGCTACAGGAAGTTTCGATGCTTCTAATCAATTTGAGGCACAATTATCCGATATAAATGGTATATTCGATAACCCATTGATTATTGGTAGTAGTGCAAGTATAGGAAGCATTAATTGTAGCTTACCCATTGGTTTGACAGAAGGAACCGATTATAAGATTAGAATTGTTTCTACAAATCAGACTTTGGAGAGTATAGCAAGCACCTCTTCGATTAGTATAAACAAATATCGAGTTACACTAAGTAGCCCAGCCAATGATATCAACAACACCAGTACCCAGATAAAGGTTGGGGGAATTATTAATGCTACAAACAAGATAAGCTCATCGACGAATGCAAACTATCAAGCAGGCAAAGCCATCGAGCTCAACGCTGGCTTTGAGATAAATAACTCTATTTTTAAAGCAGAAATAAAAGGTTGTGGAAATTAA
- a CDS encoding pyruvate dehydrogenase complex E1 component subunit beta, with protein sequence MREIQFREALREALSEEMRRDENVFLMGEEVAEYNGAYKVSQGMLDEFGAKRVIDTPIAELGFAGIGVGAAVNGLRPVVEFMTFNFSLVAIDQVINSAAKFMAMSAGQYSCPIVFRGPTGNAGQLGAQHSQNFENWFANTPGLKVVVPSNPYDAKGLLKASIRDNDPTIFMESEQMYGDKGEVPEGEYILPLGKANVVKEGSDVTIVSFGKMIPRVVLPAIAELEKDGIKVELIDLRTVRPIDYATVINSVKKTNRCVVVEEAWPLAAISSEITYHLQRYAFDYLDAPVIRVNNMDIPLHYAPTLIEATLPNVKRTVDAVKKVMYK encoded by the coding sequence ATGAGAGAAATACAATTTAGAGAAGCCCTCCGTGAAGCCCTATCAGAAGAAATGCGTCGTGATGAGAACGTATTTTTGATGGGCGAGGAAGTAGCCGAATACAACGGTGCCTATAAAGTAAGTCAGGGAATGTTAGATGAATTCGGTGCAAAACGAGTAATCGATACCCCAATTGCTGAATTAGGCTTTGCAGGAATCGGTGTTGGAGCAGCCGTAAACGGTTTGCGTCCAGTTGTCGAGTTCATGACATTTAACTTTTCATTGGTTGCTATCGACCAAGTTATTAACTCTGCTGCCAAATTTATGGCAATGTCTGCAGGTCAATATTCTTGTCCGATTGTATTTCGTGGCCCAACCGGAAACGCTGGTCAGTTAGGTGCTCAACACTCACAAAACTTCGAAAACTGGTTTGCTAATACACCAGGCTTAAAAGTAGTAGTACCAAGTAATCCTTATGATGCCAAAGGTTTATTAAAAGCCTCAATTCGTGACAATGACCCGACTATCTTCATGGAATCGGAGCAAATGTATGGCGATAAAGGCGAAGTGCCAGAAGGCGAATATATTCTTCCACTTGGTAAAGCCAATGTAGTAAAAGAAGGCTCTGATGTAACAATCGTTTCATTCGGAAAAATGATTCCAAGAGTTGTTCTTCCTGCTATTGCTGAGTTAGAGAAAGATGGTATCAAAGTAGAATTAATCGACTTACGCACAGTTCGTCCGATTGATTATGCAACTGTTATCAATTCAGTAAAGAAAACAAACCGTTGTGTGGTAGTCGAAGAAGCTTGGCCTTTGGCAGCGATTTCATCAGAAATTACTTATCATTTACAACGTTATGCGTTTGATTATTTAGATGCTCCAGTGATTCGTGTAAATAACATGGATATTCCACTTCACTATGCTCCAACGCTTATCGAGGCAACATTACCAAACGTGAAACGTACGGTAGATGCCGTGAAAAAAGTAATGTATAAATAA
- a CDS encoding Crp/Fnr family transcriptional regulator — protein sequence MHESIINYISKFVSLNSEELSVVESCMKFREIPKKILLLNAGDICNFEAYILKGCIREYFIDHRGQELTLEFAVEDWWVSDITSFENQLPSTMYIETLEDCQLLVLSRESKDELLARVPKLERMFRLMIQRHLSVLQKRLFRTVSYTAMDKLEEFTKRYPSLSQRVPQHYIASYLGITPEFLSRLRNRQLKVK from the coding sequence ATGCACGAAAGCATCATAAACTATATTTCAAAGTTTGTAAGCCTTAATTCAGAAGAATTATCGGTGGTAGAATCGTGCATGAAATTTCGGGAAATACCAAAAAAAATTCTGCTACTGAATGCAGGCGATATTTGTAATTTTGAAGCTTACATACTCAAAGGTTGTATCAGAGAATACTTTATCGACCATCGTGGGCAAGAACTTACACTCGAATTTGCGGTAGAAGATTGGTGGGTAAGCGATATTACCAGTTTTGAGAATCAGCTTCCCAGTACGATGTATATTGAAACCTTGGAAGACTGTCAATTATTAGTGCTTTCGAGAGAATCGAAGGATGAATTATTGGCACGCGTACCGAAATTAGAACGCATGTTTCGCCTCATGATTCAACGGCATTTAAGTGTACTGCAAAAACGTTTATTTCGAACTGTTTCTTATACTGCCATGGATAAATTGGAAGAATTCACGAAACGTTATCCATCGCTTTCGCAACGAGTACCACAGCATTATATTGCTTCTTATTTGGGTATAACACCAGAGTTTTTGAGTAGACTACGAAACCGTCAGCTGAAGGTAAAATAA
- the mgrA gene encoding L-glyceraldehyde 3-phosphate reductase, whose protein sequence is MNYTASPQRYQEMEYRRCGKSGLKLPALSLGLWHNFGGIDNFENARNILKLAFDKGVTHIDLANNYGPPAGSAEETFGQVLKKDLKPYRDELVITTKAGFYMWEGPYGEWGSKKYLVSSLDQSLKRMGLDYVDIFYHHRPDPETPLEETMAALDLIVRQGKALYVGISNYSATDTEKAIKILNDLGTPCLIHQAKYSMFDRWVEGGLLDVLETNGTGCVAFSPLAQGLLSNKYIKGIPADSRAASGRGNGALEQNRITEENVNKVIKLNDLAAQRGQNLAQMALSWILKDPRITSVILGVSKPEQLTDSLECLKNTSFSESELQEINSILA, encoded by the coding sequence ATGAATTATACAGCATCGCCGCAACGATACCAAGAAATGGAGTATCGACGTTGTGGAAAAAGTGGTTTAAAATTACCTGCTCTTTCATTGGGCCTTTGGCATAATTTCGGTGGAATTGACAATTTCGAAAATGCTAGAAATATCCTCAAGTTGGCATTTGATAAAGGTGTTACACACATCGACTTAGCTAATAACTATGGTCCACCCGCGGGTTCGGCGGAAGAAACCTTCGGGCAAGTATTAAAAAAAGACCTTAAACCTTATCGTGATGAATTAGTTATTACAACTAAGGCAGGTTTTTATATGTGGGAAGGGCCATACGGTGAATGGGGTTCGAAGAAATATTTAGTTTCGAGTTTAGACCAAAGCCTAAAGCGTATGGGTTTAGATTATGTAGATATTTTTTATCACCACCGCCCAGACCCAGAAACCCCTTTAGAGGAAACAATGGCTGCCTTAGACCTAATCGTACGTCAGGGAAAAGCACTTTATGTGGGTATTTCAAATTATAGTGCAACTGATACCGAAAAGGCAATAAAGATTTTAAACGATTTGGGTACGCCATGCCTCATTCATCAAGCGAAATATTCAATGTTTGACCGTTGGGTTGAAGGTGGGCTATTAGATGTTTTAGAAACAAATGGTACTGGTTGCGTTGCCTTTTCACCATTGGCTCAAGGCTTATTATCGAACAAATATATCAAAGGTATTCCTGCTGATTCTAGAGCAGCATCGGGCCGAGGAAATGGAGCTTTGGAGCAAAATCGCATCACGGAAGAAAACGTAAATAAAGTAATTAAACTGAATGATTTAGCCGCTCAACGTGGTCAAAATTTGGCACAAATGGCTTTATCATGGATATTAAAAGACCCTCGTATTACTTCAGTAATTTTGGGTGTAAGTAAACCTGAACAACTTACTGATTCACTTGAATGTCTAAAAAATACTTCGTTTAGCGAATCAGAGTTACAGGAAATAAATAGTATTTTGGCTTAA
- a CDS encoding PQQ-dependent sugar dehydrogenase produces the protein MQKNIILSLAFSAVVYASCAQNANNSVETKAPNSDYKPAFAGQTRIGAVKTTTPYAAKVLTESLTSPWGVKSLPDGRLIITEKSGVMRIAKVTGELSPAITGIPAVNSDGQGGLLGLALDPEFEKNRMIYWAFSENVEGGTHTSLAKGKLSKDETKIEGATVIYRATPAHKGTLHYGGRVVFDKKGNIFLSTGERSDLVTRPQAQQLNSGLGKVIHITKEGKPVAGNPFEGKEGARPELYSYGHRNVQGLAFHPVTGELFSNEFGPRGGDELNHVEAGKNYGWPTITYGIEYSGKKIGNPTIQQKEGMEQPVYYWDPSVSPSGMTFYSGNMIPEWKNNLFIGCLSGMHIARLVIENNKVVGEERLLTEEYQRFRDVTQGKDGALYAVTDQGRLYRIAKK, from the coding sequence ATGCAAAAGAATATCATTTTATCGTTGGCTTTTAGTGCTGTAGTTTATGCATCATGTGCACAAAATGCCAATAATTCGGTAGAAACAAAAGCTCCTAATTCAGATTATAAACCTGCGTTTGCTGGACAAACCAGAATAGGTGCTGTAAAAACCACCACACCTTACGCAGCAAAAGTTTTGACAGAATCGCTTACCTCTCCGTGGGGTGTGAAAAGTTTGCCAGATGGCCGATTGATTATTACAGAGAAGAGTGGTGTGATGAGAATTGCTAAAGTTACTGGCGAATTAAGTCCTGCAATTACTGGTATTCCTGCCGTAAATTCTGATGGTCAAGGTGGGCTTTTAGGACTTGCTTTAGACCCAGAATTTGAAAAAAATCGTATGATTTATTGGGCATTTTCTGAAAATGTAGAGGGTGGTACACACACCTCATTAGCAAAGGGTAAGCTTTCGAAAGATGAAACTAAAATCGAAGGTGCTACGGTGATTTATCGTGCTACACCTGCTCACAAAGGTACACTTCACTATGGTGGAAGAGTAGTTTTTGATAAAAAAGGTAATATTTTCTTGAGTACAGGTGAGCGTTCTGACCTGGTTACACGCCCGCAAGCTCAACAACTTAATTCGGGCTTAGGAAAAGTTATTCACATTACAAAAGAAGGAAAGCCAGTGGCTGGAAATCCGTTTGAAGGCAAAGAAGGAGCAAGACCTGAACTTTATTCTTACGGACACCGCAATGTACAAGGTTTAGCTTTCCACCCTGTAACTGGCGAATTATTTTCGAATGAATTTGGCCCAAGAGGTGGCGATGAGTTAAACCATGTGGAAGCTGGTAAAAACTACGGTTGGCCAACAATTACTTATGGTATTGAGTATAGCGGTAAGAAAATTGGTAATCCAACCATTCAACAAAAAGAAGGTATGGAACAACCCGTTTATTACTGGGATCCATCGGTATCTCCGAGTGGTATGACTTTCTACAGCGGAAACATGATTCCTGAATGGAAAAACAACTTATTTATTGGTTGTTTGAGTGGAATGCACATTGCTCGCTTAGTTATTGAAAATAATAAAGTGGTTGGTGAAGAAAGATTACTTACAGAAGAATATCAACGTTTCCGTGATGTAACACAAGGAAAAGATGGAGCTTTGTATGCTGTAACAGACCAAGGTCGCCTTTACAGAATCGCTAAGAAATAA
- a CDS encoding glycoside hydrolase family 18 protein has protein sequence MKIHTKALVLTCFCCIILVFHTFAQPKKQKEIAVIGYYAGNSTDINQYPVDKLTHIIFSFLHLKGNELRIDNAKDSLTIKRLVELKKTNPKLKVILSLGGWEGCYTCSGVFATLKGREEFAASVKKLLVSFNTDGLDLDWEYPAIAGPPGHPFMPEDKQNFTDLVKILRSTFGNKYELSFAAGGFTKYIEESVEWEKVTPLLDRINLMSYDLVHGYSEVSGHHTGLYSTPQLKESIDNGVKMLLAKGVPADKIAIGAAMYGRVFKLSATENNGLYQPCKFERGVSYNSLEKYLAEHKTYKKFWDSTAQAPYLFSEEEKLFFSYDDPESMKLKTEYVIKNKLNGIMFWQLREDKPQNGLLEVIDKTLKGK, from the coding sequence ATGAAAATACACACTAAAGCCCTCGTACTTACTTGTTTTTGTTGCATTATTTTGGTGTTCCACACATTCGCCCAACCTAAAAAACAAAAAGAAATTGCCGTAATTGGCTATTACGCAGGTAATAGTACCGACATCAACCAATACCCAGTTGATAAACTTACGCACATTATTTTCTCATTTTTGCACCTTAAAGGTAATGAATTGAGGATTGATAATGCCAAAGATAGTCTAACAATTAAACGTTTGGTTGAACTAAAAAAGACAAATCCAAAACTAAAAGTTATTTTATCTTTAGGAGGCTGGGAAGGTTGCTACACTTGCTCGGGAGTTTTTGCTACTCTAAAAGGTAGAGAAGAGTTTGCAGCTTCTGTAAAAAAACTCTTGGTCTCGTTTAATACCGATGGCCTTGATTTAGATTGGGAATATCCTGCCATTGCAGGGCCTCCGGGACACCCATTTATGCCTGAAGACAAGCAAAATTTCACCGATTTAGTGAAAATTCTTCGAAGCACTTTTGGCAATAAATATGAACTTAGCTTTGCAGCAGGTGGATTTACCAAATACATAGAAGAATCAGTTGAATGGGAGAAAGTAACTCCCTTACTCGACCGAATTAATTTGATGAGCTATGATTTAGTACATGGATACAGCGAAGTAAGTGGTCATCACACAGGCCTGTATTCTACGCCTCAATTAAAAGAATCGATTGATAATGGTGTAAAAATGCTCCTTGCGAAGGGTGTTCCTGCTGATAAAATTGCCATTGGAGCAGCCATGTATGGTCGAGTTTTTAAGCTAAGTGCCACCGAAAATAACGGACTTTACCAACCTTGTAAATTCGAACGAGGGGTTTCGTATAACAGCCTAGAGAAATATTTAGCCGAACACAAAACCTACAAAAAATTCTGGGATTCAACAGCTCAAGCTCCTTATCTGTTTTCGGAAGAAGAAAAGCTATTTTTCTCTTACGATGACCCTGAATCAATGAAGCTCAAAACCGAGTACGTAATCAAGAATAAGCTTAATGGCATTATGTTTTGGCAATTAAGAGAAGATAAACCACAAAACGGCCTACTCGAAGTGATTGATAAAACACTCAAAGGGAAATAG
- a CDS encoding RNA polymerase sigma factor, with product MIANSTIESLRSKDPAAQKKVFEQYGSFLYRVAYRYVRDRMTAEDLVVDAFLKIFEGAHNLRFDNLRSFEAWMKKIVVNEALMLLRKQASFQLMPESEAIEIGVDDNVLDNISSDEIYQLIAELPDGYRTIFNLFAIEGFSHKEIAEQLGINEGTSKSQLNHARKLLQKKILLRSENHASRRIL from the coding sequence TTGATTGCAAACTCTACCATAGAAAGCTTACGAAGCAAAGACCCTGCTGCTCAGAAAAAAGTTTTTGAGCAATATGGCAGCTTTTTATATAGAGTTGCTTACCGTTATGTACGAGACCGCATGACGGCCGAAGATTTAGTAGTAGATGCATTTTTAAAGATTTTCGAAGGTGCCCATAATTTGCGTTTTGATAATTTACGCTCATTTGAGGCTTGGATGAAAAAGATTGTTGTTAACGAAGCTCTCATGCTTTTACGGAAGCAAGCGAGTTTTCAACTAATGCCCGAAAGTGAAGCAATTGAAATTGGAGTTGACGATAATGTTTTAGATAATATTTCAAGTGATGAAATTTATCAATTAATTGCCGAACTACCAGATGGCTACCGAACCATATTCAACCTTTTTGCTATTGAAGGATTTTCACACAAAGAAATTGCCGAACAACTCGGCATCAATGAAGGAACATCTAAATCACAGCTAAATCACGCCCGAAAATTATTACAAAAAAAGATTTTATTAAGGAGCGAAAATCATGCAAGCAGAAGAATTTTATAG
- a CDS encoding type B 50S ribosomal protein L31, whose translation MKKDIHPNYRPVVFWDLSTNFKFITKSCANTKETIVWEDGNEYPVYKVEVSSDSHPFYTGKNVLLDTTGRVDKFNKRYGKK comes from the coding sequence ATGAAAAAAGATATTCATCCAAATTATAGACCAGTTGTTTTCTGGGATTTGTCAACTAACTTCAAGTTTATCACGAAATCGTGTGCAAATACGAAAGAAACAATCGTTTGGGAAGATGGCAACGAATACCCAGTTTACAAAGTAGAGGTTAGCTCAGACTCACATCCATTCTACACTGGCAAAAACGTATTGCTCGATACTACAGGACGTGTTGATAAATTCAACAAACGTTACGGTAAAAAATAA